One genomic window of Nocardioides daphniae includes the following:
- a CDS encoding NAD(P)H-binding protein, whose product MKIIVFGGTGGVGTHFVADAVAAGHAVTVFARTPCKVAQQGVSIIQG is encoded by the coding sequence GTGAAGATCATCGTGTTCGGTGGCACCGGTGGTGTCGGGACGCACTTCGTGGCAGACGCCGTCGCGGCGGGCCACGCGGTCACCGTCTTCGCGCGCACCCCGTGCAAGGTCGCCCAGCAGGGCGTCTCGATCATCCAGGGGTGA
- a CDS encoding aldo/keto reductase: MTRIGDLDVLPLNLGGNVFGWTTDAATAHAVLDAFVDGGGNFVDTADSYSAWVPGHTGGESERLIGAWLRTRRRDDVVVATKVSQHPAHRGLSAANIAKAADASLERLGTDHIDLYYAHFDDDTPMVEIVGALSALVNAGKVRHLGISNFSPARIAEWFDVTEAEGLHRAVALQPHYSLVERDFETNGLRAAAVQHDLAVLPYYALASGFLTGKYRDGARGDSPRAGGAARYADERGARVLAALDAVAQAYDASVASVALAWLRQQETVAAPVASASSVSQVPDLLRSATLVLGDDALESLRQASVVIQ; encoded by the coding sequence ATGACCCGCATCGGAGACCTCGACGTCCTCCCCCTCAACCTCGGCGGCAACGTCTTCGGATGGACCACCGACGCGGCCACCGCCCACGCGGTGCTGGACGCCTTCGTCGACGGTGGAGGCAACTTCGTCGACACTGCCGACTCCTACTCGGCATGGGTGCCGGGGCACACGGGCGGGGAGAGCGAACGCCTCATCGGGGCATGGCTGCGTACGCGCCGTCGCGACGACGTCGTGGTCGCCACCAAGGTCTCCCAGCACCCCGCGCACAGGGGTCTGTCGGCCGCGAACATCGCCAAGGCCGCCGACGCCTCCTTGGAGCGTCTCGGCACCGACCACATCGACCTCTACTACGCCCACTTCGACGACGACACCCCGATGGTCGAGATCGTCGGGGCCCTCTCGGCCCTGGTCAACGCCGGCAAGGTGCGTCACCTGGGGATCTCCAACTTCTCCCCGGCGCGCATCGCCGAGTGGTTCGACGTGACCGAGGCCGAGGGCCTGCATCGGGCTGTCGCCCTGCAGCCGCACTACAGCCTGGTCGAGCGTGACTTCGAGACCAACGGACTGCGTGCTGCAGCGGTGCAGCACGACCTGGCGGTCCTCCCCTACTACGCGCTCGCCAGCGGCTTCCTCACCGGGAAGTACCGCGACGGTGCCCGGGGAGACAGCCCTCGTGCCGGTGGGGCCGCCCGCTACGCCGACGAGCGGGGTGCGCGCGTGCTCGCCGCCCTCGACGCGGTCGCCCAGGCGTACGACGCGTCCGTCGCGAGCGTGGCCCTGGCGTGGCTGCGGCAACAGGAGACCGTCGCAGCCCCCGTCGCCTCGGCCAGCTCCGTCTCGCAGGTCCCTGACCTGCTCCGTTCCGCGACCCTCGTCCTGGGCGACGACGCGCTCGAGTCACTTCGTCAAGCTTCGGTGGTCATCCAGTGA
- a CDS encoding M28 family peptidase: protein MTTAPVAPVGAHGPGHGHGGTPGKTQVTGKAVYRHLEAFQRIADDNGGNRAMATPGYEASARYIEKNLRKAGYSPTRQYFEVESFNVETLEVTVPGVELDPIAMEYSTSTDADGVQAELVAPTDPLGCTEAAWTGVDVTDKIAVVSRGSCPFSQKAITAETVGAAAIIIYNNEAGPLNGTLGGPGTASAPSVGVSQEEGAALVAAIEGGPVNGSFTLQASLETVETFNVIAETRGGDPNNVVMVGAHLDGVPEGPGINDNASGSATILETALQLAKSSKGKKKGHPNPGKLNNKVRFAWWGAEESGLVGSNHYVADLQANNAAELDKLAVYLNFDMVASPNYIIGVYDANESTYEAPVVVPPGSAAAEKAFTDYFDRINQPWVDTEFSGRSDYSAFIDAGVPSTGLFTGADDVKTPEEVALFGGTAGITHDPDYHSALDDITNVNKKALDINARAIGSVVSSLAYSTEAINGVKPPTKHKHDKRKHPKKDKGKKDRKGPKNKTKRR, encoded by the coding sequence GTGACCACCGCACCGGTGGCGCCGGTCGGCGCCCACGGTCCCGGTCACGGACACGGCGGCACGCCCGGCAAGACCCAGGTCACCGGCAAGGCGGTCTACCGCCACCTCGAGGCCTTCCAGAGGATCGCCGACGACAACGGTGGCAACCGCGCCATGGCAACGCCCGGCTACGAGGCTTCGGCGAGGTACATCGAGAAGAACCTCCGCAAGGCGGGCTACTCGCCCACCCGCCAGTACTTCGAGGTCGAGTCCTTCAACGTCGAGACCCTCGAGGTCACGGTGCCCGGCGTCGAGCTCGACCCGATCGCCATGGAGTACTCCACCAGCACCGACGCCGACGGCGTCCAGGCGGAGCTGGTCGCTCCCACCGACCCGCTCGGTTGCACCGAGGCGGCCTGGACCGGCGTCGACGTGACCGACAAGATCGCGGTGGTGAGCCGCGGCTCCTGCCCGTTCTCCCAGAAGGCCATCACCGCGGAGACCGTGGGCGCGGCCGCCATCATCATCTACAACAACGAGGCCGGTCCCCTCAACGGCACGCTGGGTGGCCCCGGCACGGCCTCCGCGCCGTCGGTCGGCGTCTCCCAGGAGGAGGGCGCCGCGCTCGTCGCCGCGATCGAGGGCGGTCCCGTCAACGGCTCCTTCACCCTCCAGGCGTCGCTCGAGACGGTCGAGACCTTCAACGTCATCGCCGAGACGAGGGGGGGAGACCCGAACAACGTGGTCATGGTGGGCGCCCACCTCGACGGCGTGCCGGAGGGTCCCGGCATCAACGACAACGCCTCTGGCTCCGCGACCATCCTCGAGACCGCGTTGCAGCTGGCCAAGTCGAGCAAGGGCAAGAAGAAGGGCCACCCGAACCCGGGCAAGCTCAACAACAAGGTCCGCTTCGCCTGGTGGGGCGCGGAGGAGTCCGGCCTGGTCGGGTCCAACCACTACGTGGCCGACCTGCAGGCGAACAACGCAGCCGAGCTCGACAAGCTGGCTGTCTACCTGAACTTCGACATGGTCGCGTCGCCGAACTACATCATCGGTGTCTACGACGCCAACGAGTCGACGTACGAGGCTCCTGTCGTCGTGCCGCCTGGCTCGGCAGCTGCGGAGAAGGCGTTCACTGACTACTTCGACCGGATCAACCAGCCGTGGGTCGACACCGAGTTCTCGGGTCGCAGCGACTACTCGGCGTTCATCGACGCCGGCGTCCCGTCGACCGGCCTCTTCACCGGCGCCGACGACGTCAAGACGCCTGAGGAGGTCGCTCTCTTCGGCGGCACCGCTGGCATCACGCACGACCCGGATTACCACTCGGCGCTCGACGACATCACCAACGTGAACAAGAAGGCGCTCGACATCAACGCGCGCGCCATCGGCTCGGTCGTCAGCTCGCTGGCCTACAGCACCGAGGCGATCAACGGTGTGAAGCCGCCGACGAAGCACAAGCACGACAAGAGGAAGCACCCCAAGAAGGACAAGGGCAAGAAGGACCGCAAGGGCCCGAAGAACAAGACCAAGCGTCGCTGA
- a CDS encoding helix-turn-helix domain-containing protein encodes MVAEFEADLIRLRTREGIKVAKAKGRLRGKKPKLNPKQEAHLVKLHEAGEHTTAELGELFGVARSTVYRTVKRAQASTAS; translated from the coding sequence ATGGTCGCCGAATTTGAGGCAGACCTGATCAGGTTAAGGACGAGGGAGGGCATTAAGGTCGCCAAGGCCAAGGGTCGACTGCGTGGCAAGAAGCCGAAACTGAACCCCAAGCAAGAAGCCCACCTGGTCAAGCTGCACGAGGCGGGCGAGCACACCACCGCCGAGCTCGGTGAGCTGTTCGGGGTGGCCCGCTCGACGGTCTACCGCACGGTCAAGCGCGCGCAGGCTTCAACAGCGAGCTGA
- a CDS encoding recombinase family protein — protein MTAMLIGYARCSTDQQDLTAQREALVGLGVSLKRIYVDHGLTGANRARPGLREALAACRAGDTLVVTKLDRLARSLPDARDIVDELTARDVKLSIGGSVHEPDRSCGPLAVQRPRHGRRI, from the coding sequence ATGACCGCAATGCTCATCGGGTACGCGCGCTGCTCAACCGACCAGCAAGACCTCACCGCCCAACGGGAGGCGCTGGTCGGGCTCGGCGTGAGCTTGAAGCGGATCTACGTCGACCATGGGTTGACCGGAGCGAACCGTGCCCGTCCCGGCTTGCGTGAGGCCTTGGCTGCGTGCCGCGCCGGGGACACCCTCGTGGTGACCAAGCTCGACCGGCTGGCCCGCTCCCTGCCTGATGCGCGTGACATCGTCGACGAGCTGACGGCCCGTGACGTCAAGCTGAGCATCGGTGGGTCTGTCCACGAACCCGACCGATCCTGTGGGCCGCTTGCTGTTCAACGTCCTCGGCATGGTCGCCGAATTTGA
- the cmtR gene encoding Cd(II)/Pb(II)-sensing metalloregulatory transcriptional regulator CmtR codes for MLTIASRLDVMNRLGRALADPTRSRIILTLLDHPAYPAELARDLDLTRPNVSNHLACLRDCGIVVSEPEGRRTRYEIADSHLAQALTALVDATLAVDEDAPCIDPACSLPGCDAAGEGA; via the coding sequence ATGCTGACTATTGCTTCGCGTCTCGACGTGATGAACCGCCTGGGTCGTGCACTGGCCGACCCCACTCGATCCCGGATCATCTTGACCCTGCTCGACCATCCCGCTTACCCGGCGGAACTGGCCCGAGATCTGGACCTGACACGCCCGAACGTGTCCAACCACCTGGCATGCCTGCGCGATTGCGGGATCGTCGTCTCCGAGCCCGAGGGTCGTCGGACACGATATGAGATCGCCGATTCGCACCTGGCGCAGGCGCTGACGGCACTGGTCGATGCCACCCTGGCAGTGGACGAAGACGCCCCGTGCATCGATCCCGCCTGCTCGCTTCCCGGATGCGACGCAGCTGGGGAGGGCGCATGA
- the merA gene encoding mercury(II) reductase, translating to MQTSYDLAIIGSGGGAFAAAIRATTLGKSVVMVERGTFGGTCVNTGCVPSKALIAAADARHVAADASTRFPGIATTADPVDMAALVGGKQDLVEALRGEKYVDVADSYGWQIRHGDAAFAGTPDAPLLKVTAADGAVEAIEARHYLVATGSRPWAPPIDGLEAAGYLTSTTAMEMTEVPESLLVLGGGYVALEQAQLFARLGSKVTLLVRSRLASKEEPEVSKALQEIFTDEGIRVARRAVPTRVTRDAATGQVVVTADVSGGEQEFRADQVLVALGRRPVTDGLNLDAVEVKTGEVGEIVVTDQLQSSNPRIWAAGDVTGHPEFVYVAAHHGTLVAENAFTGTDRSVDYTRLPRVTFTAPAIGAVGMTEAQVLAAGIRCDCRVLPLDYVPRALVNRDTRGFIKMVASADTGEILGLTAVAKDAGELAAAGVHILGKTITEVADAWAPYLTMAEGIRIVAKAFTTDVSKLSCCA from the coding sequence ATGCAGACCAGCTACGACCTCGCGATCATCGGGTCCGGCGGCGGGGCGTTCGCCGCGGCCATTCGTGCGACCACGCTGGGCAAGTCTGTGGTGATGGTCGAGCGTGGCACCTTCGGCGGCACCTGTGTGAACACCGGCTGTGTGCCGTCGAAGGCGCTGATCGCGGCCGCCGACGCCCGGCACGTCGCCGCGGACGCGTCGACCCGGTTCCCGGGCATCGCCACCACCGCGGATCCGGTGGACATGGCTGCGCTGGTCGGCGGAAAGCAGGACCTCGTCGAGGCGCTGCGGGGCGAGAAGTACGTCGACGTCGCCGACTCCTACGGCTGGCAGATCCGCCACGGAGACGCCGCGTTCGCCGGCACTCCGGACGCTCCCCTGCTCAAGGTCACCGCGGCCGACGGCGCCGTTGAGGCCATCGAGGCCAGGCACTACCTGGTGGCCACCGGGTCCCGCCCCTGGGCCCCGCCGATCGACGGGCTGGAGGCCGCCGGGTACTTGACGTCGACCACGGCGATGGAGATGACCGAGGTCCCGGAGTCGCTGCTGGTGCTCGGCGGCGGCTACGTGGCTCTGGAGCAGGCGCAGCTGTTCGCCCGTCTCGGGTCGAAGGTGACCCTGCTGGTTCGGTCCCGGCTGGCGTCGAAGGAGGAGCCGGAGGTCTCCAAGGCCCTGCAGGAGATCTTCACCGACGAGGGCATCCGAGTGGCCCGCCGCGCGGTCCCGACCCGCGTGACCCGCGACGCCGCCACCGGCCAGGTCGTCGTCACCGCCGACGTCTCGGGCGGCGAGCAGGAATTCCGTGCCGACCAGGTCCTGGTCGCACTCGGCCGCCGGCCGGTCACCGACGGGCTGAACCTCGACGCGGTGGAGGTGAAGACCGGCGAGGTCGGGGAGATCGTGGTCACCGACCAGCTGCAATCCTCCAACCCGCGGATCTGGGCGGCCGGCGACGTGACCGGGCATCCCGAGTTCGTCTACGTCGCCGCCCACCACGGCACCCTGGTCGCCGAGAACGCCTTCACCGGCACCGACCGGTCGGTGGACTATACCCGGCTGCCGCGGGTGACGTTCACCGCCCCCGCGATCGGTGCCGTCGGAATGACCGAGGCCCAGGTGCTCGCGGCGGGGATTCGCTGCGACTGCCGGGTCCTGCCGCTGGACTACGTGCCCCGGGCGCTGGTGAACCGCGACACCCGAGGTTTCATCAAGATGGTCGCCAGCGCCGACACCGGCGAGATCCTCGGCCTCACCGCGGTCGCCAAGGACGCCGGCGAGCTCGCCGCCGCCGGCGTGCACATCCTCGGCAAGACCATCACCGAGGTCGCCGACGCTTGGGCGCCCTACCTGACCATGGCCGAGGGGATCCGGATCGTCGCCAAGGCCTTCACCACCGACGTCTCGAAGCTGTCCTGCTGCGCCTGA
- a CDS encoding maltose acetyltransferase domain-containing protein: MGEQADRLARGEWYLDDGELQRRRRECWIQLDCFNSARAEDDATRAQVLFELLGSVGEGVFVMPRFQCSYGATSRSAKTPS; the protein is encoded by the coding sequence ATGGGAGAACAGGCGGACCGGTTGGCAAGGGGCGAGTGGTATCTCGACGATGGGGAGCTCCAGCGAAGGCGTCGTGAGTGCTGGATCCAACTCGACTGCTTCAACAGTGCGCGGGCCGAGGACGACGCCACCCGTGCCCAGGTCCTGTTCGAGCTCTTAGGTTCCGTCGGTGAAGGGGTGTTTGTCATGCCCCGGTTCCAGTGCAGCTACGGAGCAACATCTCGATCGGCCAAGACGCCTTCGTGA
- a CDS encoding DapH/DapD/GlmU-related protein, translating to MNANAFFMDDALITVGEHARIGPGAQLMTALHPVDEHQRRREGWERAAPITIGGNVWLGAAVTVGPGVTIGRNSVVGAGSVVLSDIPDHVVAVGSPAKVIRTTAVEDGSR from the coding sequence GTGAACGCCAACGCGTTCTTCATGGACGACGCGCTCATCACCGTTGGTGAACACGCGAGGATCGGACCGGGGGCACAACTCATGACGGCACTTCACCCGGTCGATGAGCATCAACGCCGGCGCGAGGGCTGGGAGCGAGCGGCGCCCATCACGATTGGTGGGAACGTGTGGCTCGGCGCGGCAGTCACTGTTGGCCCAGGAGTCACCATCGGCCGGAACTCCGTGGTCGGTGCTGGCAGCGTCGTTCTCAGCGACATTCCCGATCACGTGGTCGCAGTCGGCTCACCCGCGAAGGTCATCCGCACAACCGCGGTCGAGGACGGCTCTCGTTGA
- a CDS encoding helix-turn-helix domain-containing protein: MAEQRRVGYHWRLRQVMAEHNLWKTTELIPLLKSRGVNLSNAQVHRLVTQAPDRIPARTFAALCDIFDCTPNDLFEPYVEMRAAATANAPKRPEDLGLKPGSPIARRVRVVPDEPDD; this comes from the coding sequence ATGGCTGAGCAACGACGCGTCGGCTACCACTGGCGTCTGCGCCAGGTGATGGCCGAGCACAACCTCTGGAAGACCACCGAGCTCATCCCGCTACTCAAGTCGCGTGGCGTGAACCTGTCCAACGCCCAGGTGCATCGACTCGTCACCCAGGCTCCCGACCGGATTCCCGCACGCACCTTCGCAGCCCTATGTGACATCTTCGACTGCACCCCGAACGACCTCTTCGAGCCCTACGTCGAAATGCGCGCCGCTGCCACGGCCAACGCTCCCAAGCGGCCCGAGGACCTCGGCCTCAAGCCCGGCAGTCCCATCGCCCGACGGGTCCGCGTCGTTCCTGACGAGCCCGACGACTGA
- a CDS encoding tyrosine-type recombinase/integrase has translation MELVPGQIPDYLLDDSIGLLRADDRVFEAMLDGWRAQQLARGLTTAHIKTSSRMVKRFQEHANEYPWTWMAHHFEEFLADLRTSEPPLKVSTLRSYTTAIRAFTRYVSDTRYGWVAFCDRVFDDIPAQIVFDWNSPRHSTDDDVPTGRRALTRHEMQSLFDAADDFVDAEYAKGSKRWLPALRDSTALKVAYAYGLRRRELTKLEYVDFGPNPKVPAYRNFGAVQVRWAKGMRGSGPRRRTVLTTPEFDWVVDLLQHWLSPAGRELFPTADRSRCLWPSERAGAASLRTFERAFARAREQAGLPQELTLHCLRHSYVTHLIEADYDPFFVQQQVGHQHASTTSLYTSVSSDFKQKTIQQMINRRLRLDNQDGGHDG, from the coding sequence GTGGAGCTTGTTCCTGGACAGATCCCCGACTATTTGCTCGACGACTCGATCGGGCTGCTGCGGGCTGATGACCGCGTGTTCGAAGCGATGCTCGACGGCTGGCGTGCGCAACAACTGGCGCGCGGCCTGACGACGGCCCACATCAAGACCTCGTCCCGGATGGTGAAGCGATTCCAGGAGCACGCCAACGAGTACCCGTGGACCTGGATGGCTCATCACTTCGAGGAGTTCCTCGCCGACCTACGCACCAGTGAGCCGCCGCTGAAGGTCTCGACGCTGCGTTCCTACACCACTGCCATCCGTGCCTTCACGCGTTATGTCAGCGATACCCGGTACGGCTGGGTGGCGTTCTGCGACCGAGTGTTCGACGACATCCCGGCGCAGATTGTCTTCGACTGGAACAGCCCACGTCACAGCACAGACGACGACGTGCCCACTGGGCGACGGGCCCTGACCCGCCACGAGATGCAGAGCCTGTTCGACGCCGCCGATGACTTCGTCGACGCGGAGTACGCCAAGGGCAGCAAGCGGTGGCTGCCGGCGCTGCGTGACTCGACCGCGCTGAAGGTCGCCTACGCCTACGGGCTCCGGCGGCGCGAACTGACCAAGCTGGAGTACGTCGACTTCGGCCCGAACCCAAAGGTCCCGGCGTACCGGAACTTCGGGGCCGTGCAGGTGCGCTGGGCCAAGGGTATGCGGGGCTCCGGGCCACGACGGCGCACCGTGCTCACCACACCGGAGTTCGACTGGGTGGTCGACCTTCTCCAGCATTGGCTCTCCCCCGCCGGCCGCGAGCTCTTCCCGACCGCCGACCGGTCCCGGTGTCTCTGGCCCTCGGAACGGGCCGGCGCCGCGAGCCTGCGAACCTTCGAACGCGCCTTCGCCCGCGCACGCGAGCAAGCCGGCCTTCCCCAAGAGCTCACGCTGCACTGTCTGCGCCACTCCTACGTGACGCACCTGATCGAAGCCGACTACGACCCGTTCTTCGTCCAGCAGCAGGTCGGGCACCAACACGCCTCGACCACGTCGCTGTACACATCGGTGTCCTCGGACTTCAAACAGAAGACGATCCAGCAGATGATCAACCGGCGCCTACGACTCGACAACCAGGATGGTGGTCACGATGGCTGA
- a CDS encoding GrpB family protein: MARTATELSRRSDVVLLAQASMAPAAELLVEVGVPVLTTPASAVAEAVRAFVDDPQGRGEGPGPAVTVVPYDRAWPARFKQVEAALQAALSAVASARIEHVGSTSVAGLVAKPVLDIDVIVAAGEIERAVAALVADGYVHRGDLGVEGREAFFAPDDEPARHVYVCRAGGLAVRNHLAVRDVLRRRADLRDEYAAVKLALADAPSMDIETYIAGKTAVLQKVLAESELTPAELRAIREVNDPGDRRQA; encoded by the coding sequence GTGGCACGCACGGCCACCGAGCTGTCGCGTCGGAGCGACGTCGTCCTGCTGGCCCAGGCGAGCATGGCGCCCGCAGCCGAGCTGCTGGTCGAGGTCGGCGTGCCGGTGCTCACGACCCCGGCGTCGGCGGTGGCCGAGGCGGTGCGCGCGTTCGTGGACGACCCACAGGGAAGGGGCGAGGGTCCTGGCCCGGCTGTCACGGTGGTCCCGTACGACCGCGCCTGGCCAGCTCGGTTCAAGCAGGTGGAGGCGGCACTGCAGGCAGCGCTGTCCGCAGTGGCCTCGGCCCGCATCGAGCACGTCGGCTCGACCTCGGTGGCCGGCCTGGTGGCCAAGCCGGTCCTGGACATCGACGTCATCGTCGCCGCAGGAGAGATCGAGCGCGCTGTTGCTGCGTTGGTCGCGGACGGATACGTGCACCGCGGCGACCTCGGGGTCGAGGGGCGAGAGGCCTTCTTTGCCCCCGATGACGAGCCGGCCCGGCACGTGTACGTCTGTCGTGCCGGCGGCCTGGCGGTGCGCAACCACCTGGCCGTGCGCGACGTGCTGCGCCGGCGAGCGGACCTGCGCGACGAGTACGCAGCAGTCAAGCTGGCGTTGGCCGACGCGCCGTCCATGGACATCGAGACGTACATCGCCGGGAAGACGGCGGTGCTGCAGAAGGTGCTGGCCGAGTCGGAGCTGACGCCGGCCGAGCTGCGAGCGATCCGGGAGGTCAACGACCCGGGGGACCGTCGTCAGGCGTGA
- a CDS encoding phenylalanine 4-monooxygenase: MFEEGQYFAPVHEKDDGTLSVQLGANHPGLNDPEYRARRDHLATLAARWQPGDPCPTADYTDAEHDVWRVVSDVLMESHRTYACSEFLEGKEILGLPTDHIPQLSEVSQTLAPLTGFGYQPAAGLVPLRAFYGALADRRFWSTQYVRHHSVPLYTPEPDVIHEVIGHGNTLAHPRFTALYELAGAAARRVETDDALEFVSKVFWFTLEFGVLWQRGDLRAYGAGILSSPGEIQEFRDVTIRPLDLVSMGTANYDITAYQDVLYAAESFTHVEDVVGHFWATCTDESIARMAHMAVR; the protein is encoded by the coding sequence ATGTTCGAAGAAGGTCAGTACTTCGCACCTGTCCACGAGAAGGACGACGGCACCCTCAGCGTGCAGCTGGGCGCCAATCACCCCGGTCTGAACGACCCTGAGTACCGCGCCCGTCGCGACCACCTCGCCACGCTCGCCGCGCGGTGGCAGCCCGGCGACCCGTGCCCGACGGCCGACTACACCGACGCCGAGCACGACGTGTGGCGGGTCGTCAGCGACGTCCTCATGGAGAGCCACCGCACCTACGCCTGCAGCGAGTTCCTGGAGGGCAAGGAGATCCTCGGCCTCCCGACCGACCACATCCCGCAGCTCAGCGAGGTCAGCCAGACGTTGGCTCCCCTGACCGGATTCGGCTACCAACCGGCCGCCGGACTGGTGCCGCTGCGCGCCTTCTACGGCGCGCTGGCCGACCGCCGCTTCTGGTCCACGCAGTACGTCCGCCACCACTCCGTGCCGCTCTACACCCCTGAGCCCGACGTCATCCACGAGGTGATCGGGCACGGCAACACGCTCGCCCACCCCCGCTTCACGGCGCTGTACGAGCTCGCCGGAGCAGCTGCGCGTCGCGTCGAGACCGACGACGCGCTCGAGTTCGTCAGCAAGGTCTTCTGGTTCACGCTCGAGTTCGGCGTGCTGTGGCAGCGCGGCGACCTGCGGGCGTACGGAGCCGGGATCCTCTCCTCCCCCGGTGAGATCCAGGAGTTCCGCGACGTGACCATCCGTCCGCTCGACCTCGTCTCCATGGGCACGGCCAACTACGACATCACTGCCTACCAGGACGTGCTCTACGCCGCGGAGTCGTTCACCCACGTCGAGGACGTGGTGGGCCACTTCTGGGCGACCTGCACCGACGAGTCCATCGCCCGGATGGCCCACATGGCCGTCCGCTGA
- the leuE gene encoding leucine efflux protein LeuE → MLGVVDLPTYLVGLVVIILLPGPNSLYVLSVAARSGARPAYGAAAGVWTGDAVLMTCAAAGVASLLQSHDLLFSVVKYAGAGYLSWMGIGLIRGGFLAWRRHRGRATVELVEEVEQASGGVAVTSGVAYRRALVVSLLNPKAILFFVSFFVQFVDPTYARPWISFLVLGAFATLASVIYLSALIIGGVRLADVFRRRQAITAGVTSAAGVVFLGFALKLSAATAG, encoded by the coding sequence ATGCTCGGTGTCGTCGACCTCCCCACCTACCTCGTGGGCCTCGTCGTCATCATCCTGCTGCCGGGGCCGAACTCGTTGTACGTCCTCTCGGTGGCTGCTCGCTCGGGTGCGCGTCCGGCGTACGGCGCGGCGGCGGGGGTCTGGACCGGCGACGCCGTCCTGATGACGTGCGCGGCGGCCGGTGTCGCCTCGCTGCTGCAGAGCCACGACCTGCTCTTCTCGGTCGTCAAGTACGCCGGGGCCGGTTACCTGAGCTGGATGGGCATCGGGCTCATCCGCGGTGGGTTCCTGGCCTGGCGACGCCACCGCGGACGTGCCACGGTCGAGCTCGTCGAGGAGGTCGAGCAGGCCTCGGGCGGCGTGGCGGTGACCAGCGGCGTGGCCTACCGGCGAGCGCTGGTGGTCAGCCTCCTCAACCCGAAGGCGATCCTCTTCTTCGTCTCGTTCTTCGTGCAGTTCGTCGACCCGACGTACGCCCGCCCGTGGATCTCCTTCCTGGTGCTGGGCGCCTTCGCGACGCTCGCGAGCGTGATCTACCTGAGCGCGCTGATCATCGGCGGCGTGCGTCTGGCCGACGTCTTCCGCCGCCGGCAGGCGATCACCGCCGGGGTCACCTCCGCCGCGGGCGTGGTCTTCCTCGGGTTCGCGCTCAAGCTCTCCGCCGCCACCGCCGGCTGA
- a CDS encoding peptidylprolyl isomerase, with amino-acid sequence MISLPRAARVAVVTLAVAALTSGCSDDEPSASGTCDYPSAQAAAVEVDPPDEKPDLADSLTATLTFDQGPVTIELTPERTPCTVNSFVTLAKQGYFDGTECHRLTTEGIFVLQCGDPTATGTGGPGWTIPDEVDGSETYPAGTVAMAKTQAPDSGGSQFFLVYEATPLPPDYTVFGQMDADSVAVVAGIADEGSEPAGDGAPKEKAVISAVEVE; translated from the coding sequence ATGATTTCCCTCCCCCGTGCGGCTCGAGTGGCCGTCGTCACCCTCGCCGTCGCTGCGCTCACCTCCGGATGCTCCGACGACGAGCCGTCAGCCAGCGGGACGTGTGACTACCCGTCAGCCCAGGCCGCAGCGGTGGAGGTCGATCCCCCGGACGAGAAGCCAGACCTGGCTGACTCCCTCACCGCCACGCTGACCTTCGACCAGGGGCCGGTGACGATCGAGCTGACGCCCGAGCGCACGCCCTGCACCGTCAACAGCTTCGTCACGCTCGCCAAGCAGGGCTACTTCGACGGCACCGAGTGCCACCGCCTGACGACGGAGGGCATCTTCGTGCTCCAGTGCGGAGACCCCACCGCCACGGGGACGGGTGGGCCGGGCTGGACGATCCCGGACGAGGTCGACGGCTCCGAGACCTACCCGGCCGGCACGGTCGCGATGGCGAAGACGCAGGCGCCCGACAGCGGTGGTTCGCAGTTCTTCCTCGTGTACGAAGCCACCCCGCTCCCGCCCGACTACACCGTCTTCGGGCAGATGGACGCCGACAGCGTGGCCGTCGTCGCCGGGATCGCCGACGAGGGGTCCGAGCCGGCAGGAGACGGCGCACCGAAGGAGAAGGCCGTCATCTCCGCGGTCGAGGTCGAGTGA